One Chitinispirillum alkaliphilum genomic region harbors:
- a CDS encoding Acetylglutamate kinase — protein sequence MPMNTIIIKIGGSTVDARGLLRELGQSIGMLTDDNFPIVVHGGGKDIARQLDLLNKDFTFVDGMRVTDEEMVKIVQMVLSGNVNKKIVNALLCENISAAGISGVDADLFIASKMLHKNKDIGYVGRIEKVNTRIFDFFRSANLVPVISPVSRGSDGTIYNVNADLAASELAKAIKADDLIFVSDVAGVMIDDTQRNDIHIDEIEQLISEGHITGGMIPKLRSAAEAIRSGVKRVHICGWTNKDTLKNELIRGESAGTVIHS from the coding sequence ATGCCCATGAATACTATTATCATAAAAATAGGTGGATCAACAGTTGACGCCCGAGGGCTTTTGCGTGAGCTCGGACAAAGCATAGGTATGCTCACCGATGATAATTTCCCCATTGTTGTACATGGTGGCGGCAAAGATATCGCCCGCCAACTCGATCTTTTAAATAAAGATTTTACCTTTGTTGATGGGATGCGGGTCACCGATGAAGAAATGGTGAAAATTGTGCAAATGGTACTCTCCGGAAATGTCAACAAAAAGATTGTTAATGCCCTGCTTTGCGAAAATATATCAGCCGCTGGGATAAGTGGTGTTGATGCAGATCTCTTTATTGCGTCAAAAATGCTGCATAAAAATAAAGATATCGGTTACGTGGGGAGAATTGAAAAAGTAAATACACGGATATTCGATTTCTTCAGATCGGCAAATCTGGTACCGGTTATCTCTCCCGTTTCAAGAGGTAGCGATGGTACAATATACAATGTAAATGCGGATCTGGCAGCAAGCGAACTCGCAAAGGCAATTAAAGCCGATGACTTAATTTTTGTTTCCGATGTTGCAGGCGTAATGATTGATGACACACAGAGAAATGATATCCATATTGATGAAATCGAACAGCTAATCTCTGAGGGGCACATAACGGGTGGTATGATTCCTAAACTGCGTTCTGCAGCCGAAGCTATCAGAAGCGGAGTTAAAAGAGTTCATATTTGCGGATGGACAAATAAAGACACACTGAAAAACGAACTGATAAGAGGTGAATCCGCCGGAACTGTAATCCACAGCTAA
- a CDS encoding N-acetyl-gamma-glutamyl-phosphate reductase, producing MNKVKVGILGATSYTGLELIKILSRHPSVEITFISSQSYASKQIAEIFPSLKGIFDDILISPQEAQSRSAECIFSCLPHAVSAGLLIPFIEKGIKIVDLSADFRIENTDTYKSWYKIDHPAPEYLKNAVYGLPEFYRGKIANASLIANPGCYVTSILLPLLPLFESQPEKVEMLIADSKSGVSGAGRSLKLNTHFVEANENFSAYSIGHTHRHTPEIEQELSKAAKRDISLTFSPHLLPINRGILSTIYIKTELSAEECYSIAANRYKNEPFVRLRDPSDLPAISNIAHTNFCDISFTGGQNGHPVIAVSTLDNLIKGASGQAVQNFNIMFGQPETNGLS from the coding sequence ATGAATAAAGTAAAAGTTGGGATCCTGGGAGCCACTTCCTATACCGGGCTTGAGTTGATAAAGATTCTTTCCAGGCACCCAAGTGTAGAAATCACCTTCATTTCATCACAAAGCTACGCATCCAAACAGATTGCAGAGATATTCCCTTCATTGAAAGGGATTTTTGACGATATCCTGATCTCTCCCCAGGAAGCACAGAGCAGAAGTGCGGAGTGTATTTTTTCCTGTCTGCCCCATGCCGTATCAGCCGGATTACTGATTCCCTTTATTGAAAAAGGGATAAAAATTGTTGATTTGAGTGCTGATTTCAGAATAGAAAACACAGACACGTACAAAAGCTGGTATAAAATTGATCATCCGGCCCCAGAATACCTAAAGAATGCCGTGTACGGACTTCCGGAGTTTTATCGTGGGAAAATTGCGAATGCCTCTCTAATAGCAAATCCCGGATGCTACGTCACCAGCATTCTTCTCCCATTACTGCCACTTTTTGAATCTCAACCAGAAAAGGTAGAAATGCTTATTGCAGATTCAAAATCAGGAGTAAGCGGTGCGGGACGCTCACTTAAACTCAATACACATTTTGTTGAGGCAAACGAAAATTTCAGTGCATATTCAATCGGTCATACTCATCGCCACACTCCCGAAATAGAACAGGAACTGTCAAAGGCGGCTAAACGCGATATATCACTCACATTCTCCCCCCACCTGCTTCCAATAAACCGGGGTATATTGTCCACAATTTATATTAAAACTGAGCTTAGTGCAGAAGAGTGTTACTCGATTGCTGCGAACCGCTACAAAAATGAGCCATTTGTCCGCTTAAGAGATCCATCCGATCTCCCGGCAATTAGTAATATAGCACATACAAACTTCTGTGATATTTCTTTCACAGGAGGCCAGAACGGACATCCCGTAATTGCAGTATCTACCTTAGACAATCTAATAAAAGGGGCAAGCGGGCAGGCTGTTCAGAATTTCAACATCATGTTTGGTCAGCCCGAAACAAACGGCCTATCATAA